A part of Salvelinus alpinus chromosome 23, SLU_Salpinus.1, whole genome shotgun sequence genomic DNA contains:
- the LOC139551214 gene encoding phakinin-like isoform X1 codes for MPLPRRRSSFLGQPSAAERPGSASTRAGTACITTAPRGVFVGTAPTGGTSSLGTRVSRRALGISSVFLQGLRSTAVPVMPRGAGAGGRQHPGGAESLNGCLMEYRDKVHALELLNQQLEEQIRHCLDRKASSAGAWGPLRQDWEDVYRQVSESILDNARLMLQTENVQANAEDFKDRYENEQPFRKAVEEEISSLYKVIDDANLTKSDLESQMDSMRAELRDLARNHEEDVRVLYNQMAGREVDEPDAPIETNLDQILAYIRSHWERVIEKNRAETDAYLEYKQEESVGSKLSHEEEELESLKTEYNDAGCKIQSLQAETESIRALKRGLENSLNDAKHWHDIELQNLGSVIGKLESELGDVRGDIEQQRRDYETLLGNKMRLELEIGTYHGILDGEESRYHPSMCTGASEPKGRQTPLPPHSEPRGGPAPQGSNTSSY; via the exons ATGCCTCTGCCAAGACGTCGATCCTCCTTCTTGGGCCAGCCCTCCGCTGCAGAGCGCCCGGGTAGCGCCAGCACCAGGGCTGGCACCGCGTGCATCACCACAGCCCCCCGGGGCGTCTTTGTGGGGACAGCCCCCACGGGCGGCACCTCCAGTCTGGGCACACGCGTGTCGCGGCGTGCCCTGGGCATCAGCAGTGTGTTCCTGCAGGGGCTGAGGAGCACGGCTGTGCCTGTTATGCCACGTGGGGCTGGGGCTGGTGGCAGGCAGCACCCCGGGGGTGCTGAGAGCCTTAACGGCTGCCTGATggagtacagggacaaggtgcaCGCCCTGGAGCTGCTCAACCAGCAGCTGGAGGAGCAGATCAGACACTGCCTGGATCGTAAGGCGTCCAGTGCCGGAGCCTGGGGTCCCCTCAGACAGGACTGGGAGGACGTCTACAGGCAG GTTAGTGAGTCCATCCTTGACAATGCCAGGCTAATGCTGCAGACAGAGAATGTGCAGGCCAACGCTGAGGACTTCAAGGACCG CTATGAGAATGAGCAGCCCTTCAGGAAAGCGGTGGAGGAGGAGATCAGCTCTCTGTACAAGGTGATTGACGACGCCAACCTGACCAAGTCAGACCTGGAGAGCCAGATGGACAGCATGAGGGCTGAGCTCCGAGACCTGGCCCGCAACCACGAGGAG GACGTGAGGGTGCTCTACAACCAGATGGCAGGCCGTGAGGTGGACGAGCCGGACGCTCCCATTGAGACCAATCTGGACCAGATACTGGCCTACATCCGCTCCCACTGGGAAAGAGTCATCGAGAAGAACCGTGCCGAGACTGATGCCTACCTGGAATACAAG caggAGGAGAGTGTGGGCAGTAAGCTGAGtcatgaggaggaggagctggagaGTCTGAAGACGGAGTATAACGACGCTGGTTGTAAAATCCAGAGTCTGCAGGCCGAAACCGAGTCCATCAGAGCACTG AAGCGCGGTCTGGAGAACTCCCTGAACGATGCCAAGCATTGGCATGACATCGAGCTGCAGAATTTGGGATCCGTCATTGGCAAGCTGGAGTCAGAGCTGGGCGACGTCCGCGGCGACATTGAACAGCAACGCCGTGACTATGAGACGTTGCTAGGCAACAAAATGCGCCTGGAGCTGGAGATCGGCACCTACCACGGCATCTTGGATGGGGAGGAGAGCCGCTACCACCCCTCGAT GTGCACAGGTGCATCAGAGCCTAAGGGGAGACAAACTCCCCTTCCTCCCCATTCGGAGCCCCGCGGCGGCCCAGCACCTCAAG GTTCCAACACATCTAGTTACTAG
- the LOC139551214 gene encoding phakinin-like isoform X2 — MPLPRRRSSFLGQPSAAERPGSASTRAGTACITTAPRGVFVGTAPTGGTSSLGTRVSRRALGISSVFLQGLRSTAVPVMPRGAGAGGRQHPGGAESLNGCLMEYRDKVHALELLNQQLEEQIRHCLDRKASSAGAWGPLRQDWEDVYRQVSESILDNARLMLQTENVQANAEDFKDRYENEQPFRKAVEEEISSLYKVIDDANLTKSDLESQMDSMRAELRDLARNHEEDVRVLYNQMAGREVDEPDAPIETNLDQILAYIRSHWERVIEKNRAETDAYLEYKEESVGSKLSHEEEELESLKTEYNDAGCKIQSLQAETESIRALKRGLENSLNDAKHWHDIELQNLGSVIGKLESELGDVRGDIEQQRRDYETLLGNKMRLELEIGTYHGILDGEESRYHPSMCTGASEPKGRQTPLPPHSEPRGGPAPQGSNTSSY; from the exons ATGCCTCTGCCAAGACGTCGATCCTCCTTCTTGGGCCAGCCCTCCGCTGCAGAGCGCCCGGGTAGCGCCAGCACCAGGGCTGGCACCGCGTGCATCACCACAGCCCCCCGGGGCGTCTTTGTGGGGACAGCCCCCACGGGCGGCACCTCCAGTCTGGGCACACGCGTGTCGCGGCGTGCCCTGGGCATCAGCAGTGTGTTCCTGCAGGGGCTGAGGAGCACGGCTGTGCCTGTTATGCCACGTGGGGCTGGGGCTGGTGGCAGGCAGCACCCCGGGGGTGCTGAGAGCCTTAACGGCTGCCTGATggagtacagggacaaggtgcaCGCCCTGGAGCTGCTCAACCAGCAGCTGGAGGAGCAGATCAGACACTGCCTGGATCGTAAGGCGTCCAGTGCCGGAGCCTGGGGTCCCCTCAGACAGGACTGGGAGGACGTCTACAGGCAG GTTAGTGAGTCCATCCTTGACAATGCCAGGCTAATGCTGCAGACAGAGAATGTGCAGGCCAACGCTGAGGACTTCAAGGACCG CTATGAGAATGAGCAGCCCTTCAGGAAAGCGGTGGAGGAGGAGATCAGCTCTCTGTACAAGGTGATTGACGACGCCAACCTGACCAAGTCAGACCTGGAGAGCCAGATGGACAGCATGAGGGCTGAGCTCCGAGACCTGGCCCGCAACCACGAGGAG GACGTGAGGGTGCTCTACAACCAGATGGCAGGCCGTGAGGTGGACGAGCCGGACGCTCCCATTGAGACCAATCTGGACCAGATACTGGCCTACATCCGCTCCCACTGGGAAAGAGTCATCGAGAAGAACCGTGCCGAGACTGATGCCTACCTGGAATACAAG gAGGAGAGTGTGGGCAGTAAGCTGAGtcatgaggaggaggagctggagaGTCTGAAGACGGAGTATAACGACGCTGGTTGTAAAATCCAGAGTCTGCAGGCCGAAACCGAGTCCATCAGAGCACTG AAGCGCGGTCTGGAGAACTCCCTGAACGATGCCAAGCATTGGCATGACATCGAGCTGCAGAATTTGGGATCCGTCATTGGCAAGCTGGAGTCAGAGCTGGGCGACGTCCGCGGCGACATTGAACAGCAACGCCGTGACTATGAGACGTTGCTAGGCAACAAAATGCGCCTGGAGCTGGAGATCGGCACCTACCACGGCATCTTGGATGGGGAGGAGAGCCGCTACCACCCCTCGAT GTGCACAGGTGCATCAGAGCCTAAGGGGAGACAAACTCCCCTTCCTCCCCATTCGGAGCCCCGCGGCGGCCCAGCACCTCAAG GTTCCAACACATCTAGTTACTAG
- the LOC139551213 gene encoding ATP-binding cassette sub-family F member 2-like, with amino-acid sequence MPSDLAKKKAQKKKEAAKSRQKTKKTEDGEGEKPEDGQENGAISNGMESLTKEMDEFELKKTEARAVTGVLASHPNSTDVHVTSMSLTFHGQELLQDTSLELNSGRRYGLIGLNGTGKSMLLAAIGHREVPIPEHIDIYHLTREMSPSEKTALQCVMEVDAERIHLEKEAERLASEDSECEKLMELYERLEELDADKAEVRASQILHGLGFTASMQQKKLKDFSGGWRMRVALARALFLKPFMLLLDEPTNHLDLDACVWLEEELSQFKRILVLISHSQDFLNGVCTNIMHLHERKLKYYTGNYDQYIKTREELEENQMKRFNWEQDQIKHMKNYIARFGHGSAKLARQAQSKEKTLQKMVASGLTESVKNDQTLSFCFPPCGKIPPPVIMVQNVSFKYSDDQPHIYKNLEFGIDLDTRVALVGPNGAGKSTLLKLLMGELLPTDGMIRKNSHVKIGRYHQHLTEQLELDLSPLDYMMKCYPEIKEREEMRKIIGRYGLTGKQQVNPIRNLSDGQKCRVCFAWLAGQNAHMLFLDEPTNHLDIETIDALADAINEYEGGMMLVSHDFRLIQQVAQEIWVCEKQTITKWNRDILAYKDHLKKKIDKNSHGV; translated from the exons ATGCCTTCAGACCTGGCCAAGAAGAAGGCGCAGAAGAAGAAGGAAGCCGCCAAATCCCGCCAGAAGACAAAAAAGActgaggatggagagggagagaaacctgAGGACGGCCAGGAGAATGGAGCCATAAGCAACG GTATGGAAAGCCTGACCAAGGAGATGGATGAGTTTGAGCTGAAGAAGACTGAGGCGCGGGCGGTGACTGGCGTGCTGGCTTCGCACCCCAACAGCACAGATGTGCACGTCACCAGCATGTCGCTCACCTTCCATGGGCAGGAGCTGCTGCAGGACACCAGCTTGGAGCTCAACTCGGGCCGCCGCTACGGCCTCATTGGCCTCAACGGCACCG GTAAATCCATGTTGCTGGCAGCCATTGGCCACCGTGAGGTACCTATCCCAGAGCACATTGACATCTACCACCTGACCCGTGAGATGTCTCCCAGTGAGAAGACTGCCCTGCAGTGTGTCATGGAGGTGGACGCGGAAAGGATCCATCTGGAGAAGGAGGCAGAGCGCCTGGCATCCGAGGACT CCGAGTGTGAGAAGCTGATGGAGCTTTATGAGCGCCTGGAGGAGCTGGATGCAGATAAGGCTGAGGTGCGGGCCTCCCAGATCCTCCACGGCCTGGGCTTTACCGCCAGCATGCAGCAGAAGAAGCTTAAGGACTTCAGCGGAGGCTGGAGGATGCGCGTCGCTCTGGCCAG GGCCCTGTTCTTGAAGCCGTTCATGTTGCTGCTGGATGAGCCCACCAACCACTTGGACCTGGATGCCTGTGTGTGGCTGGAGGAAGAGCTTAGCCA ATTCAAACGTATTCTGGTCCTGATCTCCCATTCGCAAGATTTCCTCAACGGCGTGTGCACCAACATCATGCACTTGCACGAGCGCAAGCTGAAATACTACACG GGCAACTACGACCAGTACATTAAGACCAGGGAGGAGTTGGAAGAGAACCAGATGAAGCGCTTCAATTGGGAGCAGGACCAGATCAAACACATGAAG AACTACATAGCCAGGTTTGGGCACGGCTCAGCCAAGCTGGCTCGCCAAGCCCAGAGTAAAGAGAAGACTCTGCAGAAGATGGTGGCCTCGGGCCTGACTGAAAGTGTTAAGAATGACCAA ACCCTGTCATTTTGTTTTCCTCCCTGTGGGAAGATTCCCCCTCCTGTCATCATGGTCCAAAATGTCAGCTTCAAGTACTCTGATGACCAG CCCCATATATACAAGAACCTTGAGTTCGGTATCGACCTCGACACCAGAGTGGCCCTTGTGGGGCCCAACGGGGCCGGGAAGTCCACCCTGCTTAAACTTCTCATGGGAGAG CTCCTCCCCACTGACGGTATGATCCGCAAGAACTCCCACGTGAAGATTGGCAGATATCACCAG CATCTAACAGAGCAGCTGGAACTTGACCTCTCCCCCCTGGATTACATGATGAAGTGTTACCCAGAGatcaaggagagggaggagatgaggaagaTCATTGGCCGCTATGGGCTGACAGGCAAACAGCAG gtGAACCCCATTAGAAACTTGTCCGACGGGCAGAAGTGCCGGGTGTGCTTTGCCTGGCTGGCCGGGCAGAACGCCCACATGCTCTTCTTGGACGAGCCCACCAATCACTTAGATATCGAGACCATCGATGCCCTGGCCGACGCCATCAACGAGTACGAGGGCGGCATGATGCTGGTTAGCCATGACTTCAGGCTCATCCAGCAG GTGGCCCAGGAGATCTGGGTGTGCGAAAAGCAAACCATCACCAAATGGAACCGGGACATCTTGGCTTACAAAGACCACTTGAAAAAGAAGATAGACAAAAATTCTCATGGTGTATAG